In Saccharomonospora marina XMU15, one genomic interval encodes:
- the murD gene encoding UDP-N-acetylmuramoyl-L-alanine--D-glutamate ligase produces MDLAGTPVLVAGAGVTGRSVARALAEAGADVTVTDGDPTRLSELDGIGVALAAGLTSPPEGTRLVVTSPGWRPTAPLLTAAAAEGIEVIGDVELAWRVGQGLSRPPTWLAVTGTNGKTTTVGMLEAMLLEAGANAVACGNVGFAVLDAVLAGHEVLAVELSSFQLHWSATLAPLASVVLNVAEDHIDWHGSLAEYAAAKGKIHRRSGTVVHNLADPWSRRLADEFAPESASRVGFGHGAPRAGELGVVEGLLVDRAFGADPEHGAEELAHLADVRPAGPHNVANALAAAALARAWGVEPDSVGRGLRRFRPGAHRAVEVAEVEGVRYVDDSKATNPHAAEGSLLAHPKVVWIAGGQLKGASVDGLVATVAGRLRGAVLMGVDSDVVAAALARHAPDVPVRRVGSGDDEPMAVAVNEARALAIPGDTVLLAPAAASLDMFRDYAERGDAFAAAVRTLSSDTPRVAGRSDR; encoded by the coding sequence ATGGACCTCGCCGGGACGCCCGTCCTCGTCGCCGGTGCCGGGGTGACCGGCAGGTCGGTCGCCCGCGCGCTCGCCGAGGCAGGCGCCGACGTCACGGTGACCGACGGCGACCCGACCCGGCTGTCGGAACTCGACGGCATCGGCGTCGCCCTCGCGGCGGGACTCACCTCGCCGCCCGAGGGCACCCGGCTCGTGGTGACCAGCCCCGGCTGGCGACCGACAGCCCCGTTGCTCACGGCGGCCGCGGCCGAGGGTATCGAGGTGATCGGCGACGTGGAGCTTGCCTGGCGTGTCGGGCAGGGGCTTTCCCGCCCGCCCACCTGGCTGGCGGTGACCGGCACCAACGGCAAGACCACGACCGTCGGCATGCTGGAGGCCATGCTCCTGGAGGCGGGTGCCAACGCGGTGGCGTGCGGCAACGTCGGCTTTGCCGTGCTCGACGCCGTGCTCGCCGGGCACGAGGTGCTGGCCGTGGAACTGTCCAGTTTCCAGCTGCACTGGTCGGCCACGCTCGCGCCGCTGGCTTCGGTGGTACTCAACGTCGCCGAAGACCACATCGACTGGCACGGCTCGCTTGCCGAGTACGCCGCGGCCAAGGGAAAGATCCATCGCCGTTCCGGCACGGTGGTGCACAATCTCGCCGACCCCTGGTCGCGCAGGCTCGCCGACGAGTTCGCCCCCGAGTCCGCGAGCCGGGTCGGGTTCGGCCACGGCGCACCCCGGGCAGGGGAACTCGGCGTGGTGGAGGGTTTGCTGGTCGACCGCGCCTTCGGCGCCGATCCCGAGCACGGTGCCGAGGAACTGGCGCACCTTGCCGACGTGCGCCCCGCAGGGCCGCACAACGTGGCCAACGCGTTGGCGGCGGCCGCGCTTGCCCGCGCCTGGGGCGTCGAACCTGACTCTGTGGGACGCGGGCTGCGGCGGTTTCGGCCGGGCGCGCACCGGGCCGTCGAGGTGGCCGAGGTCGAAGGAGTGCGCTACGTCGACGACTCCAAGGCCACCAACCCGCACGCGGCCGAGGGATCGCTGCTCGCGCACCCGAAGGTGGTGTGGATCGCGGGTGGTCAGCTCAAGGGCGCTTCGGTGGACGGACTCGTCGCCACCGTGGCAGGCAGGCTCCGCGGAGCGGTCCTCATGGGGGTCGATTCCGACGTTGTCGCCGCGGCCCTGGCGCGACACGCCCCGGATGTCCCGGTGCGGCGGGTGGGTTCGGGTGACGATGAGCCCATGGCCGTCGCGGTGAACGAGGCCCGTGCCCTGGCGATTCCCGGCGATACCGTGCTGCTCGCACCCGCCGCCGCGTCGCTGGACATGTTCCGTGACTACGCCGAGCGCGGCGACGCGTTCGCGGCGGCGGTGCGAACGCTGAGCAGTGACACACCGCGGGTGGCGGGCAGGAGTGACCGCTGA
- the ftsW gene encoding putative lipid II flippase FtsW → MTGVDAREDRRRSPRRTRQRAERGFAAVRTALTAWLSRPLADFHLILAICGTLGVIGIVMVLSASSVTSYSPDSDGSVYALFQKHLMFVGIGAVAFWLGVRVPLRRIRGLSSTAMVLCLTLLALVLTPLGTNLNGSQGWFLLGPLSLQPVEVAKVALALWGAHILVVKYDLLHQWRHLLVPVVPAALLMFALVMAQPDLGGTITLGVVLIALLWFAGAPKRLFAVVLLGAVGGAIALALVAEYRFDRIMSFLNPDADPLGKGLQANQALYALADGGLFGKGLGQGQSKWMYLPNVQHDFIFALIGEELGFLGCLVVISLFGLLAYVGLRIAMRNLDPWIRIVASTLTTWLVAQAAVNIGYVVGLLPVTGVTLPMISYGGTSLIVTMLLFGILANCARHEPEAVVALRTQGPGKFGRLMRLPAPDPYRPPPKRRSTGRGARSGRPAGRGARSAAPDRRRAGREYGRRGTPRGGTRTKAPTRRGRR, encoded by the coding sequence GTGACGGGCGTCGACGCGCGCGAAGACCGGCGTCGTTCACCCCGGCGCACTCGGCAGCGCGCCGAGCGGGGATTCGCGGCGGTGCGCACCGCGTTGACCGCATGGCTTTCCCGGCCGCTCGCCGACTTCCACCTGATCCTCGCCATTTGCGGAACACTCGGCGTGATCGGCATCGTGATGGTGCTCTCGGCGTCGTCGGTGACGTCCTACAGCCCCGACAGCGACGGCAGCGTTTACGCGCTGTTCCAGAAGCACCTGATGTTCGTCGGCATCGGCGCGGTGGCGTTCTGGCTGGGCGTGCGGGTGCCGCTTCGGCGCATCCGCGGCCTTTCCTCGACCGCCATGGTGCTGTGCCTGACCCTGCTCGCGCTGGTGCTGACCCCGCTGGGTACCAACCTCAACGGCTCGCAGGGCTGGTTCCTGCTCGGACCGCTGTCGCTGCAGCCGGTCGAGGTGGCCAAGGTGGCGCTGGCGTTGTGGGGCGCGCACATCCTCGTGGTCAAGTACGACCTGCTGCACCAGTGGCGGCACCTGCTGGTGCCGGTGGTCCCTGCTGCGTTGCTGATGTTCGCGCTCGTCATGGCGCAACCCGACCTCGGTGGCACGATCACATTGGGCGTGGTGCTCATCGCGCTGCTGTGGTTCGCGGGCGCGCCCAAGCGACTGTTCGCCGTGGTGTTGCTCGGCGCCGTCGGCGGCGCGATCGCGCTGGCACTGGTGGCCGAGTATCGCTTCGACCGCATCATGTCGTTCCTCAACCCCGACGCCGACCCGCTGGGCAAGGGTCTGCAGGCCAACCAGGCGCTCTACGCACTGGCCGACGGCGGGCTCTTCGGCAAGGGACTCGGGCAGGGCCAGTCGAAGTGGATGTACCTGCCCAACGTGCAGCACGACTTCATCTTCGCGCTGATCGGCGAGGAACTGGGGTTTCTCGGCTGCCTCGTCGTGATCAGCCTGTTCGGCCTGCTGGCCTATGTCGGGCTGCGGATCGCCATGCGAAACCTGGACCCGTGGATCCGCATCGTGGCGAGCACGCTCACCACGTGGCTGGTCGCGCAGGCCGCGGTCAACATCGGCTACGTCGTCGGCCTGCTCCCGGTCACCGGCGTGACGCTGCCGATGATCTCCTACGGCGGCACCTCGCTCATCGTGACGATGCTGCTGTTCGGCATACTCGCCAACTGCGCGCGACACGAGCCGGAAGCGGTGGTGGCGCTGCGGACGCAGGGGCCAGGTAAGTTCGGACGCCTGATGCGGCTGCCCGCGCCGGACCCGTACCGGCCACCTCCCAAACGGCGAAGCACCGGGCGGGGCGCCAGGAGCGGGCGCCCAGCCGGGCGCGGCGCCCGCTCGGCGGCACCCGACCGCAGGCGAGCGGGCCGGGAGTACGGTCGACGGGGGACGCCGCGCGGTGGCACGAGAACGAAGGCGCCGACGCGGAGGGGTCGCAGATGA
- the murG gene encoding undecaprenyldiphospho-muramoylpentapeptide beta-N-acetylglucosaminyltransferase: protein MVAGGGTAGHIEPALALADAVKRLRPDANVVALGTPRGLENQLIPARGYGLELVPPVPLPRKPTMELLRLPLKVRDSVKRTRQVLDRVGADVVVGFGGYVALPAYLAARGRIPIVVHEANKHPGLANKVGARFAARVAVGVRGTPLPGAEVVGIPLRRTITTLDRAGLRARARQHFGLDPDVPVLLVFGGSQGARSLNTAVSGAARELADAGVGVLHAHGPKNTLAVREFDGGPAYVPVPYLERMDLAYAAADLVLCRSGAMTVAEVSAVGLPAVFVPLPHGNGEQELNARPAVEAGAALLVEDERLSPAKVSELVVPLVTDAERLGKMSAAAVGLGHREADEVLARMVLEQAGSHANAGGNEAGGP, encoded by the coding sequence GTGGTGGCGGGTGGCGGAACCGCGGGGCACATCGAGCCCGCGCTCGCCCTCGCCGACGCCGTGAAGCGGTTGCGGCCCGACGCCAACGTCGTCGCGCTCGGCACGCCCCGGGGCCTGGAGAACCAGCTGATACCCGCACGCGGCTACGGGCTGGAGCTGGTGCCGCCGGTGCCGTTGCCGCGCAAACCCACGATGGAGCTGCTGCGGCTGCCGCTGAAGGTGCGCGACTCGGTCAAGCGCACCAGGCAGGTCCTCGACCGCGTGGGAGCCGACGTCGTCGTCGGCTTCGGCGGCTACGTCGCGCTGCCCGCGTACCTCGCGGCCAGAGGCCGGATACCGATCGTGGTGCACGAGGCCAACAAGCACCCCGGACTGGCGAACAAGGTGGGCGCCCGGTTCGCGGCGAGGGTCGCGGTCGGGGTGCGGGGAACCCCGCTTCCGGGCGCGGAGGTGGTCGGCATACCGCTGCGCCGCACCATCACCACACTCGACCGGGCGGGGCTGCGAGCCCGTGCCAGGCAGCACTTCGGGCTGGACCCGGACGTGCCGGTGTTGCTGGTCTTCGGCGGCTCGCAGGGGGCTCGCTCGCTGAACACCGCCGTGTCCGGCGCGGCACGCGAACTCGCCGACGCCGGTGTCGGCGTGCTGCACGCCCACGGACCCAAGAACACGCTCGCGGTGCGGGAGTTCGACGGCGGCCCCGCCTACGTGCCGGTGCCGTATCTGGAACGTATGGACCTCGCCTACGCCGCCGCCGACCTGGTGTTGTGCCGATCCGGCGCGATGACGGTGGCCGAGGTGTCCGCCGTGGGGCTGCCTGCCGTGTTCGTGCCGCTGCCGCACGGCAACGGCGAGCAGGAACTCAACGCGCGCCCCGCCGTCGAGGCAGGCGCTGCGTTGCTCGTCGAGGACGAGCGGCTCAGCCCTGCGAAGGTGTCCGAACTCGTGGTACCGCTGGTGACCGACGCCGAACGGCTGGGCAAGATGAGCGCGGCCGCCGTCGGGCTCGGCCATCGCGAAGCCGACGAGGTGCTGGCCAGGATGGTGCTGGAGCAGGCAGGTTCGCACGCGAACGCGGGGG